The following coding sequences are from one Gossypium raimondii isolate GPD5lz chromosome 4, ASM2569854v1, whole genome shotgun sequence window:
- the LOC105780117 gene encoding uncharacterized protein LOC105780117 isoform X1, giving the protein MIASMDLNASPLPEDDEEIYERHIEHYSVPEEHVESAVEISRREREERRKKLKRDRSDDHPVHVSQPQVLDHFYQNRNPKFYDKSRLPPGWLDCPSAGQEIGCIIPSKVPLGESYNDCIPPGKRYSFKQVIHQQRVLGRKLGLVIDLTNTSRYYQTTDLKKEGIKHVKIQCRGRDAVPDNMSVNTFVYEVSQFLLRQKSKKYILVHCTHGHNRTGYMIVHYLMRSQSIVFVLPFVQAIKFFSEARPPGIYKPDYIDALYTFYHERRPEMVICPPTPEWKRSSDLDLNGEAVPDDDDDGSPIALPENHETDVVLTNDDILGDEIPQDQLQSLRLFCYHTLKLNAGVRGNAQFPGSHPVSLNRDNLQLLRQRYYYATWKADGTRYMMLITVDGCYLIDRSFNFRRVQMRFPCRHPTEGIGDGTHHFTLLDGEMVIDTLPDSQKQERRYLIYDMMALNHTPIIERPFYERWKMLEKEVIEPRNYERHNIYQSRNPYYRYDLEPFRVRRKDFWLLSTVNKVLKEFIPKLSHEADGLIFQGWDDPYVPRTHEGLLKWKYARLNSVDFLFEIGSDDREQLFLFERGRKKLMEGNKVEFRDAPDPPSSFSGKIIECSWDPDEHVWVYMRIRTDKSTPNDINTFRKVMRSIRDNITEEILLNEINEIIQLSMYADRIRIDSKARMHANAVRRR; this is encoded by the exons ATGATTGCTAGTATGGACTTAAATGCTTCCCCATTACctgaagatgatgaagaaataTATGAAAGACATATAGAACATTACTCCGTACCAGAAGAACACGTAGAATCTGCAGTTGAAATTTCAAGGAGG GAACGTGAGGAAAGACGGAAGAAGTTGAAAAGAGACCGATCAGATGATCACCCAGTACATGTCTCTCAGCCTCAAGTACTTGATCACTTTTATCAAAATAGGAATCCCAAGTTTTATGATAAAAGTAGACTCCCTCCTG gttgGTTGGATTGTCCTTCTGCTGGTCAGGAAATAGGTTGCATCATTCCTTCTAAGGTTCCGCTTGGTGAATCTTATAATGACTGCATTCCTCCTGGTAAAAGATACTCTTTTAAACAAGTGATTCATCAGCAAAGAGTTTTAGGAAGAAAG CTTGGTTTAGTGATTGATTTGACAAACACATCTCGTTACTATCAAACGACAGACCTGAAGAAAGAAGGTATTAAGCATGTAAAG ATTCAATGCAGGGGAAGAGATGCTGTACCTGATAACATGTCTGTTAATACTTTTGTTTATGAG GTGTCACAATTCCTCCTACGtcagaaatcaaagaaatatattCTTGTCCATTGCACACACGGGCATAATCGCACTGGATACATGATTGTTCACTATCTCATGCGATCACAATCAAT TGTTTTTGTTTTGCCTTTTGTGCAGgcaataaaatttttttctgagGCACGTCCTCCTGGAATTTACAAACCTGACTATATTGATGCCTTGTATACATTTTATCATGAAAGACGGCCTGAAATGGTTATCTGCCCTCCAACTCCTGAGTGGAAGAGGTCTTCTGATCTTGATCTCAATGGTGAAGCAGTCccagatgatgatgatgatggaagTCCAATTGCATTACCT GAGAATCATGAAACGGATGTAGTGTTGACAAATGATGACATTTTGGGAGATGAAATACCTCAGGACCAGCTGCAATCACTGCGCTTATTCTGCTACCATACATTGAAGTTAAATGCTGGG GTTAGAGGAAATGCGCAGTTTCCGGGATCGCATCCAGTTTCACTCAACAG GGACAACTTACAACTTTTAAGGCAACGATATTATTATGCCACTTGGAAAGCAGATGGAACACGATATATGATGTTGATAACTGTTGATGGATGTTACTTGATTGATAGGAGCTTTAATTTTCGAAGGGTTCAGATGAGGTTTCCATGCAGACACCCAACTGAA GGTATAGGGGATGGAACTCATCATTTCACATTGCTTGATGGCGAAATGGTAATTGATACCTTGCCAGACTCTCAGAAGCAAGAGAGAAGATATCTCATTTATGATATGATGGCACTTAACCATACGCCTATCATCGAG CGGCCTTTCTATGAGCGATGGAAAATGCTGGAGAAAGAAGTGATTGAGCCTCGAAATTATGAACGGCATAACATCTACCAAAGCAGGAATCCTTATTACCGTTATGACCTTGAACCCTTTAGG GTGCGGAGGAAAGATTTTTGGTTGCTCTCTACTGtaaataaggttttgaaggaaTTTATCCCCAAGCTCTCTCATGAGGCAGATGGCCTTATTTTTCAG gGCTGGGATGATCCTTATGTACCTCGTACTCATGAAGGTCTTCTGAAGTGGAAATATGCTCGGCTGAACTCTGTTGATTTTCTATTTGAG ATTGGTAGTGACGATCGTGAACAGCTTTTTCTGTTTGAACGGGGGAGAAAGAAGTTGATGGAAGGGAATAAAGTTGAATTTAGAG ATGCTCCAGATCCCCCTTCTTCTTTCTCTGGGAAAATTATAGAGTGTTCTTGGGATCCTGATGAACATGTGTGGGTCTATATGCGGATCAGGACAGATAAGTCGACTCCCAATGATATCAATACTTTTAGGAAG GTTATGCGAAGTATCAGGGATAACATCACAGAGGAAATCTTATTAAATGAGATAAATGAGATTATTCAGTTGTCCATGTATGCTGATAGAATAAGGATTGACAGCAAGGCACGCATGCATGCAAATGCAGTGCGACGCAGGTAA
- the LOC105780117 gene encoding uncharacterized protein LOC105780117 isoform X2: MIASMDLNASPLPEDDEEIYERHIEHYSVPEEHVESAVEISRREREERRKKLKRDRSDDHPVHVSQPQVLDHFYQNRNPKFYDKSRLPPGWLDCPSAGQEIGCIIPSKVPLGESYNDCIPPGKRYSFKQVIHQQRVLGRKLGLVIDLTNTSRYYQTTDLKKEGIKHVKIQCRGRDAVPDNMSVNTFVYEVSQFLLRQKSKKYILVHCTHGHNRTGYMIVHYLMRSQSMSVSQAIKFFSEARPPGIYKPDYIDALYTFYHERRPEMVICPPTPEWKRSSDLDLNGEAVPDDDDDGSPIALPENHETDVVLTNDDILGDEIPQDQLQSLRLFCYHTLKLNAGVRGNAQFPGSHPVSLNRDNLQLLRQRYYYATWKADGTRYMMLITVDGCYLIDRSFNFRRVQMRFPCRHPTEGIGDGTHHFTLLDGEMVIDTLPDSQKQERRYLIYDMMALNHTPIIERPFYERWKMLEKEVIEPRNYERHNIYQSRNPYYRYDLEPFRVRRKDFWLLSTVNKVLKEFIPKLSHEADGLIFQGWDDPYVPRTHEGLLKWKYARLNSVDFLFEIGSDDREQLFLFERGRKKLMEGNKVEFRDAPDPPSSFSGKIIECSWDPDEHVWVYMRIRTDKSTPNDINTFRKVMRSIRDNITEEILLNEINEIIQLSMYADRIRIDSKARMHANAVRRR, translated from the exons ATGATTGCTAGTATGGACTTAAATGCTTCCCCATTACctgaagatgatgaagaaataTATGAAAGACATATAGAACATTACTCCGTACCAGAAGAACACGTAGAATCTGCAGTTGAAATTTCAAGGAGG GAACGTGAGGAAAGACGGAAGAAGTTGAAAAGAGACCGATCAGATGATCACCCAGTACATGTCTCTCAGCCTCAAGTACTTGATCACTTTTATCAAAATAGGAATCCCAAGTTTTATGATAAAAGTAGACTCCCTCCTG gttgGTTGGATTGTCCTTCTGCTGGTCAGGAAATAGGTTGCATCATTCCTTCTAAGGTTCCGCTTGGTGAATCTTATAATGACTGCATTCCTCCTGGTAAAAGATACTCTTTTAAACAAGTGATTCATCAGCAAAGAGTTTTAGGAAGAAAG CTTGGTTTAGTGATTGATTTGACAAACACATCTCGTTACTATCAAACGACAGACCTGAAGAAAGAAGGTATTAAGCATGTAAAG ATTCAATGCAGGGGAAGAGATGCTGTACCTGATAACATGTCTGTTAATACTTTTGTTTATGAG GTGTCACAATTCCTCCTACGtcagaaatcaaagaaatatattCTTGTCCATTGCACACACGGGCATAATCGCACTGGATACATGATTGTTCACTATCTCATGCGATCACAATCAATGTCTGTTTCTCAG gcaataaaatttttttctgagGCACGTCCTCCTGGAATTTACAAACCTGACTATATTGATGCCTTGTATACATTTTATCATGAAAGACGGCCTGAAATGGTTATCTGCCCTCCAACTCCTGAGTGGAAGAGGTCTTCTGATCTTGATCTCAATGGTGAAGCAGTCccagatgatgatgatgatggaagTCCAATTGCATTACCT GAGAATCATGAAACGGATGTAGTGTTGACAAATGATGACATTTTGGGAGATGAAATACCTCAGGACCAGCTGCAATCACTGCGCTTATTCTGCTACCATACATTGAAGTTAAATGCTGGG GTTAGAGGAAATGCGCAGTTTCCGGGATCGCATCCAGTTTCACTCAACAG GGACAACTTACAACTTTTAAGGCAACGATATTATTATGCCACTTGGAAAGCAGATGGAACACGATATATGATGTTGATAACTGTTGATGGATGTTACTTGATTGATAGGAGCTTTAATTTTCGAAGGGTTCAGATGAGGTTTCCATGCAGACACCCAACTGAA GGTATAGGGGATGGAACTCATCATTTCACATTGCTTGATGGCGAAATGGTAATTGATACCTTGCCAGACTCTCAGAAGCAAGAGAGAAGATATCTCATTTATGATATGATGGCACTTAACCATACGCCTATCATCGAG CGGCCTTTCTATGAGCGATGGAAAATGCTGGAGAAAGAAGTGATTGAGCCTCGAAATTATGAACGGCATAACATCTACCAAAGCAGGAATCCTTATTACCGTTATGACCTTGAACCCTTTAGG GTGCGGAGGAAAGATTTTTGGTTGCTCTCTACTGtaaataaggttttgaaggaaTTTATCCCCAAGCTCTCTCATGAGGCAGATGGCCTTATTTTTCAG gGCTGGGATGATCCTTATGTACCTCGTACTCATGAAGGTCTTCTGAAGTGGAAATATGCTCGGCTGAACTCTGTTGATTTTCTATTTGAG ATTGGTAGTGACGATCGTGAACAGCTTTTTCTGTTTGAACGGGGGAGAAAGAAGTTGATGGAAGGGAATAAAGTTGAATTTAGAG ATGCTCCAGATCCCCCTTCTTCTTTCTCTGGGAAAATTATAGAGTGTTCTTGGGATCCTGATGAACATGTGTGGGTCTATATGCGGATCAGGACAGATAAGTCGACTCCCAATGATATCAATACTTTTAGGAAG GTTATGCGAAGTATCAGGGATAACATCACAGAGGAAATCTTATTAAATGAGATAAATGAGATTATTCAGTTGTCCATGTATGCTGATAGAATAAGGATTGACAGCAAGGCACGCATGCATGCAAATGCAGTGCGACGCAGGTAA
- the LOC105780117 gene encoding uncharacterized protein LOC105780117 isoform X3 — MTAFLLLGLVIDLTNTSRYYQTTDLKKEGIKHVKIQCRGRDAVPDNMSVNTFVYEVSQFLLRQKSKKYILVHCTHGHNRTGYMIVHYLMRSQSIVFVLPFVQAIKFFSEARPPGIYKPDYIDALYTFYHERRPEMVICPPTPEWKRSSDLDLNGEAVPDDDDDGSPIALPENHETDVVLTNDDILGDEIPQDQLQSLRLFCYHTLKLNAGVRGNAQFPGSHPVSLNRDNLQLLRQRYYYATWKADGTRYMMLITVDGCYLIDRSFNFRRVQMRFPCRHPTEGIGDGTHHFTLLDGEMVIDTLPDSQKQERRYLIYDMMALNHTPIIERPFYERWKMLEKEVIEPRNYERHNIYQSRNPYYRYDLEPFRVRRKDFWLLSTVNKVLKEFIPKLSHEADGLIFQGWDDPYVPRTHEGLLKWKYARLNSVDFLFEIGSDDREQLFLFERGRKKLMEGNKVEFRDAPDPPSSFSGKIIECSWDPDEHVWVYMRIRTDKSTPNDINTFRKVMRSIRDNITEEILLNEINEIIQLSMYADRIRIDSKARMHANAVRRR; from the exons ATGACTGCATTCCTCCTG CTTGGTTTAGTGATTGATTTGACAAACACATCTCGTTACTATCAAACGACAGACCTGAAGAAAGAAGGTATTAAGCATGTAAAG ATTCAATGCAGGGGAAGAGATGCTGTACCTGATAACATGTCTGTTAATACTTTTGTTTATGAG GTGTCACAATTCCTCCTACGtcagaaatcaaagaaatatattCTTGTCCATTGCACACACGGGCATAATCGCACTGGATACATGATTGTTCACTATCTCATGCGATCACAATCAAT TGTTTTTGTTTTGCCTTTTGTGCAGgcaataaaatttttttctgagGCACGTCCTCCTGGAATTTACAAACCTGACTATATTGATGCCTTGTATACATTTTATCATGAAAGACGGCCTGAAATGGTTATCTGCCCTCCAACTCCTGAGTGGAAGAGGTCTTCTGATCTTGATCTCAATGGTGAAGCAGTCccagatgatgatgatgatggaagTCCAATTGCATTACCT GAGAATCATGAAACGGATGTAGTGTTGACAAATGATGACATTTTGGGAGATGAAATACCTCAGGACCAGCTGCAATCACTGCGCTTATTCTGCTACCATACATTGAAGTTAAATGCTGGG GTTAGAGGAAATGCGCAGTTTCCGGGATCGCATCCAGTTTCACTCAACAG GGACAACTTACAACTTTTAAGGCAACGATATTATTATGCCACTTGGAAAGCAGATGGAACACGATATATGATGTTGATAACTGTTGATGGATGTTACTTGATTGATAGGAGCTTTAATTTTCGAAGGGTTCAGATGAGGTTTCCATGCAGACACCCAACTGAA GGTATAGGGGATGGAACTCATCATTTCACATTGCTTGATGGCGAAATGGTAATTGATACCTTGCCAGACTCTCAGAAGCAAGAGAGAAGATATCTCATTTATGATATGATGGCACTTAACCATACGCCTATCATCGAG CGGCCTTTCTATGAGCGATGGAAAATGCTGGAGAAAGAAGTGATTGAGCCTCGAAATTATGAACGGCATAACATCTACCAAAGCAGGAATCCTTATTACCGTTATGACCTTGAACCCTTTAGG GTGCGGAGGAAAGATTTTTGGTTGCTCTCTACTGtaaataaggttttgaaggaaTTTATCCCCAAGCTCTCTCATGAGGCAGATGGCCTTATTTTTCAG gGCTGGGATGATCCTTATGTACCTCGTACTCATGAAGGTCTTCTGAAGTGGAAATATGCTCGGCTGAACTCTGTTGATTTTCTATTTGAG ATTGGTAGTGACGATCGTGAACAGCTTTTTCTGTTTGAACGGGGGAGAAAGAAGTTGATGGAAGGGAATAAAGTTGAATTTAGAG ATGCTCCAGATCCCCCTTCTTCTTTCTCTGGGAAAATTATAGAGTGTTCTTGGGATCCTGATGAACATGTGTGGGTCTATATGCGGATCAGGACAGATAAGTCGACTCCCAATGATATCAATACTTTTAGGAAG GTTATGCGAAGTATCAGGGATAACATCACAGAGGAAATCTTATTAAATGAGATAAATGAGATTATTCAGTTGTCCATGTATGCTGATAGAATAAGGATTGACAGCAAGGCACGCATGCATGCAAATGCAGTGCGACGCAGGTAA